A region of Pyxidicoccus parkwaysis DNA encodes the following proteins:
- a CDS encoding AgmX/PglI C-terminal domain-containing protein → MAAGQDFAVDVEGHWLFRQGDLVLGPVSGGQIVAKLDAGELTPDTPVAPAGERNFLRMADVDAFRVHVARAEARARVDAAVAVEREKSRKRLTYLGAGAGVMVVLLGVGGLWVARNAAVHGWLGGGEEEFEGIEMDPPTIRLAQARADDEELFEYPTNGTHRPAGTESGTKPANGSTGANGTGTGKTAVASTTRVDPKRPRPTGNVSTDPDGLEMTQQFDQTVINKVVAGNKSTLFKCLKEEAERTPGLYAKIPLEFVIGNDGKVSKLWVDNPQFKKGPLYDCLFAELQKWPFRAYEGERATVGLSFTIGKRG, encoded by the coding sequence ATGGCGGCCGGACAAGACTTTGCGGTGGATGTGGAAGGACACTGGCTCTTCCGACAGGGGGACCTCGTCCTGGGGCCCGTGAGCGGCGGGCAGATTGTCGCGAAGCTCGACGCGGGAGAGCTGACGCCGGACACCCCGGTGGCGCCCGCGGGTGAGCGCAACTTCCTGCGCATGGCGGACGTGGATGCCTTCCGGGTGCACGTGGCCCGCGCGGAGGCTCGCGCCCGCGTGGACGCCGCCGTCGCCGTGGAGCGTGAGAAGTCCCGCAAGCGCCTGACGTACCTCGGCGCCGGCGCGGGCGTCATGGTGGTGCTGCTCGGCGTCGGCGGCCTGTGGGTGGCGCGCAACGCCGCCGTCCATGGCTGGCTCGGCGGAGGAGAGGAGGAGTTCGAGGGCATCGAGATGGACCCGCCCACCATCCGCCTCGCCCAGGCCCGCGCCGACGACGAGGAGCTCTTCGAGTACCCCACCAACGGCACCCACCGCCCGGCGGGCACCGAGTCCGGCACGAAGCCCGCCAACGGCAGCACCGGCGCGAATGGCACCGGCACCGGCAAGACGGCGGTGGCGTCGACCACCCGCGTCGACCCCAAGCGCCCGCGCCCGACGGGCAACGTGAGCACGGACCCGGACGGCCTGGAGATGACGCAGCAGTTCGACCAGACCGTCATCAACAAGGTGGTGGCCGGCAACAAGTCCACGCTCTTCAAGTGTCTGAAGGAGGAGGCCGAGCGCACTCCGGGTCTCTACGCGAAAATCCCCCTGGAGTTCGTCATCGGCAACGACGGCAAGGTGTCCAAGCTCTGGGTGGACAACCCGCAATTCAAGAAGGGCCCCCTCTACGACTGCCTCTTCGCCGAGCTGCAGAAGTGGCCGTTCCGCGCGTACGAGGGCGAGCGCGCCACCGTGGGCCTTTCGTTCACCATCGGTAAGCGGGGGTAG
- a CDS encoding non-ribosomal peptide synthetase/type I polyketide synthase, with protein MPHPVESQSHHATGLESGSGRLSYNQQALWFASKLDPIAYNLAYGFRLRGALDPELLRRALSLLVARHPVLRTTFSETERGPQRVLHDRMDFAFQHVEAAHLDEAAMLQRLYSDAARPYDLQHGPVLRSALYALGPDEHVLLLACHHLSLDGSSLSLLLQDLQRSYAAVASGREASLGPPPTRDYDEFVQWQSQWLASAEGERARTWWREQLAGCTPVLNLPTDRPRPARQSFRQHTHVMTLDESLAKALAALAKEEGTSLYALLLAAFQALLHRHSGQEDLLVGVPSSGRGEEWHSRVVGYLVNTLAVRSRTPADMPFRSFLRNTARTLREALVHGSYPLPKVIEELKPPRDAGRSPLVQATFTQMPRLRLDAAAEPPPFELERLTASNVGLAGDLSVHVHATRDSGTQLLWAVNADVFEPATVERLAARYVTLLESLLTGLDQPLAALRLLPQDEEHQLVVEWNETATDVESEVCLHELFSRQVARTPDAVALLFEREALTYRELDARANRLAHRLRRLGVGPEVRVGLCVDRSPELVVGLLGVLKAGGAYVPLDPAYPTERLAFMVEDARLTALVTQRSLSERLPASEASRLFIGSGDEDLTGPCAAPESGVGPGNAAYVIYTSGSTGRPKGVTVEHRQVSNLLATQPRVLPLGPGDTMLQFASVSFDMAVQEVFSALVSGATLCLARRESLVPGPELASLLRERRISAAILSPSALAALPAGDYPALKAIMVGGEASPESLVARWSAGRRYINGYGPTEATIYATCTPCTAGAPVTLGRPIGNVRVYLLDARLQPVPRGVAGELYIGGDGVARGYLGRPELTAERFIPDPFGSSSGGRLYRTGDLARHLPDGQLEFLGRVDHQVKLRGFRIELGEIESGLRAYPDVRDAVVLAREEPSGGKFLVAYTVAHEGRALEESGLRAFLKQSLPEYMVPSAFVACERLPLTSNGKVDRAALLAIPVQRTRAPRSRPPANEAERTLARIWQDVLQLDRVGATESFFDLGGHSLLLTQVRARVAQAFGREPSMVELFEHVTIESLAAHLSASPAPELPRRTVLPQTAGEGAVAIIGLAGQFPGAKDLEEFWRNLAAGVESISQLSAEALAEAGVPAALSGRSGYVRAKGVLEGAELFDADFFGINPREASQMDPQQRRFLECAWEALEDAGYAPQTHDAPVGVFATSSATSYQPLPLSSEPADAYQLKLGLESDFLATRVSYKLDLRGPAMTVRTGCSGSLVAVHLACRSVLSGECELALAGGVAISVPLAGGYVYQPGMILSPDGHCRAFDARAGGTVRGNGVGAVVLKRLDRALADGDTIHAVIRGSALNNDGAGKLGYTAPSITGQAEVIRRAHDAAGVLPHEISFVETHGTGTPLGDPVEVAALAKAFQRGTGPRGSCALGATKPNIGHLDSAAGIAGLIKTVLSLRHRQLPPVVHFEQPNPALGLEGTPFSVNARLSDWTPPDGLPRIAGVSSFGIGGTNAHVVVAEAPAMASVEETEGWRVLPLSARTQTALAATARRLGEALASRAEVSLADVAHTLQQGRTAFEQRTALVCRDVPGAVRELERLARELSEGERSASVARGREVVFLFPGQGAQHPGMARGLYSAHAVFRAEVDRCAELLLPHLDQDVREWLLLEDASDERIHQTALAQPCLFVIEYALARLWMSLGLTPAAMVGHSLGEYVAACLAGVFSLEDALGLVCARGRLMQAAPPGAMLAVGLDADALRPLLDEHLSIAVYNAPAQTVVAGPVEAIAGLQRRLEARGTGCRRLRTSHAYHSPLMDSALEPFADQVRRIRLAAPGIPLVSNVTGTWMTEAQAMDPDSWVQHLRQPVRFAQGLACLLEGPERLLLEVGPGQALGGLVRQCPGFGASHAVLASLPNPRTRADDVEFFLAQVGEAWSNGATVDWRGLTPGERGRRVSLPTYPFERRRYWAEQVGSHAVAPLAPTGRRFEESVPVLPVSTSAPHTDADPTHEALTRIWRELLGISAMGRHDDFFDLGGHSLLAVQLGTRIRETFQIDFPQQRVLEHRTIARQGAFIQEATRGAPVPRDSSLLVELNRGDARRRPLFLLHPVGGTVFTYQALARMLDPGLPIYGVRARGLEPGEALAGNIESMAALYLEAVRTRQPSGPYLLAGHSFGGVVAYEMAQQLLARGEQVEQLVLMDTPGPGQMPVSLGSPEEIQEYFRRMAPELFRELFLRPTGHESSLETLLPRSEVFLRVFQENAAAMFAYAPRPYAGRLVFFHARERDATNPPHPELAWIPLATEGVEVHVVPGNHVTMLAEPHVRSLARKLRGALEERAEARSELARTG; from the coding sequence GCAGCGGGCGCCTCTCGTACAACCAGCAGGCACTGTGGTTCGCCTCCAAGCTGGACCCCATCGCGTACAACCTCGCGTACGGGTTCCGACTCCGAGGCGCGTTGGACCCGGAGTTGTTGCGGCGCGCGCTGTCGCTCCTCGTGGCGCGGCACCCCGTGCTCCGCACGACGTTCTCCGAGACGGAGCGCGGCCCGCAGCGGGTCCTCCATGACCGGATGGACTTCGCGTTCCAGCACGTCGAGGCGGCGCACCTCGACGAGGCCGCCATGCTCCAGCGGCTGTATTCCGACGCGGCCCGCCCCTACGACCTCCAGCACGGGCCGGTGCTCCGAAGCGCGCTCTACGCGCTCGGCCCGGACGAGCACGTGCTGCTGCTGGCCTGCCATCACCTGTCGCTCGATGGCAGCTCGCTGAGTCTGCTGCTCCAGGACCTTCAGCGGAGCTACGCCGCCGTGGCCAGCGGTCGCGAGGCCAGCCTCGGGCCCCCGCCCACGCGGGACTATGACGAGTTCGTCCAGTGGCAGTCGCAGTGGCTCGCCAGCGCCGAGGGTGAACGGGCACGCACCTGGTGGCGCGAGCAGCTCGCGGGATGCACACCGGTGCTGAACCTGCCGACGGACCGCCCCCGGCCGGCCCGGCAGAGCTTCCGCCAGCACACCCACGTGATGACGTTGGACGAGTCCCTGGCTAAGGCACTCGCGGCGCTGGCGAAGGAGGAGGGCACCAGCCTCTATGCGCTGCTGCTCGCGGCCTTCCAGGCCCTGCTTCACCGGCACAGCGGACAGGAAGATTTGTTGGTGGGCGTCCCTTCCTCGGGGCGCGGCGAGGAGTGGCACTCCCGGGTGGTGGGGTATCTCGTCAACACGCTGGCCGTGCGCTCCCGAACCCCGGCGGACATGCCCTTCCGGTCCTTCCTGCGGAACACCGCGCGCACGCTGCGCGAGGCGCTGGTCCATGGCAGCTACCCGCTCCCCAAGGTGATTGAAGAGCTGAAGCCGCCGCGCGACGCGGGCCGCTCGCCGCTCGTGCAGGCGACGTTCACCCAGATGCCGCGCCTCCGGCTCGACGCGGCCGCGGAGCCGCCCCCGTTCGAGCTCGAGCGACTCACCGCCTCCAACGTCGGACTGGCCGGCGACCTCTCGGTCCACGTCCACGCCACCCGCGATTCCGGGACGCAGCTGCTCTGGGCCGTGAATGCCGATGTCTTCGAGCCGGCCACCGTGGAGCGCCTAGCCGCGCGCTATGTCACGCTGCTGGAGTCTCTCCTCACCGGGCTCGACCAGCCCCTCGCCGCGCTGCGCCTGCTCCCGCAGGATGAGGAGCACCAACTCGTCGTGGAGTGGAACGAGACTGCGACGGACGTCGAGTCGGAGGTCTGTCTCCACGAGCTGTTCTCCCGGCAGGTGGCGCGCACGCCGGACGCCGTCGCGCTCCTGTTCGAGCGCGAGGCGCTGACGTATCGGGAGCTGGACGCGCGCGCCAACCGCCTCGCCCACCGCCTGCGGCGGCTTGGCGTGGGGCCCGAGGTCCGCGTGGGCCTGTGCGTGGACCGCTCGCCGGAGCTGGTGGTCGGGCTCCTCGGAGTGCTGAAGGCGGGGGGCGCCTACGTCCCACTCGACCCGGCCTATCCCACCGAGCGCCTCGCCTTCATGGTGGAGGACGCGCGGCTCACGGCCCTCGTGACTCAGCGCTCCCTCTCGGAGCGGCTGCCCGCGAGCGAGGCCTCGCGGCTCTTCATCGGCTCGGGGGACGAGGACCTGACGGGCCCCTGCGCCGCGCCCGAGAGCGGCGTGGGTCCTGGCAACGCGGCCTACGTCATCTACACCTCGGGTTCGACGGGCCGGCCCAAGGGCGTCACCGTCGAGCACCGCCAGGTCAGCAACCTGCTCGCGACGCAGCCCCGGGTGCTTCCTCTCGGACCGGGGGACACCATGCTCCAGTTCGCCTCGGTGAGCTTCGACATGGCGGTGCAGGAGGTCTTCTCCGCGCTCGTCTCGGGGGCCACCCTCTGCCTCGCGCGGCGGGAGTCGCTCGTGCCCGGGCCGGAGCTCGCGAGCCTCCTGCGAGAGCGGCGCATCTCCGCCGCCATCCTCTCCCCGTCAGCGCTCGCCGCGCTACCCGCGGGGGACTATCCGGCCCTGAAGGCCATCATGGTGGGCGGCGAGGCCAGCCCGGAGTCCCTGGTGGCGCGCTGGAGCGCCGGCCGCCGCTACATCAACGGCTACGGGCCCACCGAGGCCACCATCTACGCCACCTGCACGCCGTGCACCGCGGGCGCGCCGGTGACGCTGGGCCGGCCCATTGGCAACGTACGGGTGTACCTGCTGGACGCAAGGCTCCAGCCGGTGCCGCGCGGAGTGGCGGGCGAGCTGTACATCGGAGGCGACGGCGTGGCGCGCGGCTACCTGGGCCGCCCCGAGCTGACCGCCGAGCGCTTCATCCCGGACCCCTTCGGTTCCTCGTCCGGGGGCCGCCTGTACCGGACCGGCGACCTCGCGCGCCATCTGCCTGATGGCCAGCTCGAGTTCCTCGGGCGGGTGGACCATCAGGTGAAGCTTCGCGGCTTCCGCATCGAGCTCGGGGAGATTGAGTCCGGGCTGCGCGCGTACCCGGACGTGCGCGACGCAGTGGTGCTCGCGCGGGAGGAGCCCTCCGGTGGGAAGTTCCTCGTGGCCTACACGGTGGCGCACGAGGGCCGCGCGCTGGAGGAGTCCGGGCTGCGGGCCTTCCTCAAGCAGTCCCTGCCCGAGTACATGGTGCCCTCCGCCTTCGTCGCGTGCGAGCGCCTGCCACTGACGTCCAACGGAAAGGTGGACCGCGCGGCACTGCTCGCCATCCCCGTCCAGCGGACGCGCGCGCCCCGTTCGCGTCCGCCTGCCAACGAGGCCGAGCGCACTCTCGCGCGCATCTGGCAGGACGTCCTCCAGCTCGACCGGGTCGGCGCGACGGAGAGCTTCTTCGACCTCGGTGGACACTCGCTGCTGCTGACGCAGGTGCGGGCCCGGGTGGCGCAGGCCTTCGGCCGCGAGCCGTCCATGGTGGAGCTGTTCGAGCACGTCACCATCGAGTCCCTCGCGGCGCACCTCTCCGCCTCGCCCGCGCCGGAGCTCCCGCGTCGCACGGTTCTGCCCCAGACGGCAGGGGAAGGCGCGGTAGCCATCATCGGCCTGGCCGGGCAGTTCCCGGGGGCGAAGGACCTGGAGGAGTTCTGGCGCAACCTCGCCGCGGGCGTGGAGTCCATCTCGCAGCTGAGCGCCGAGGCGCTGGCCGAGGCCGGTGTCCCCGCCGCGCTGTCGGGCCGCTCCGGGTATGTGCGGGCCAAGGGCGTGCTGGAGGGCGCGGAGCTGTTCGACGCGGACTTCTTCGGCATCAACCCGCGCGAGGCGAGCCAGATGGACCCGCAGCAGCGGCGCTTCCTCGAGTGCGCGTGGGAAGCGCTGGAGGACGCGGGCTATGCGCCCCAGACGCACGACGCCCCCGTCGGCGTCTTCGCCACCTCCAGCGCGACGAGCTACCAGCCGCTCCCGCTCTCCTCGGAACCCGCTGACGCCTACCAGCTCAAGCTGGGCCTGGAGAGCGACTTCCTGGCGACCCGCGTCTCCTACAAGCTGGACCTGCGTGGGCCCGCCATGACGGTGCGCACGGGCTGCTCGGGCTCGCTCGTGGCGGTGCACCTCGCCTGCCGCAGCGTGCTCTCCGGCGAGTGCGAGCTGGCGCTGGCGGGAGGCGTGGCCATCTCGGTGCCGCTGGCGGGCGGGTACGTCTACCAGCCCGGGATGATTCTCTCTCCCGACGGCCACTGCCGGGCCTTCGACGCTCGGGCCGGGGGCACGGTGCGGGGAAACGGCGTGGGCGCCGTCGTGCTCAAGCGGCTCGACCGGGCCCTGGCTGATGGGGACACCATCCACGCGGTGATTCGCGGCTCCGCCCTCAACAACGACGGTGCGGGCAAGCTCGGCTACACCGCGCCGAGCATCACCGGACAGGCCGAGGTCATCCGCCGGGCGCACGACGCGGCCGGGGTCCTGCCCCACGAAATCTCGTTCGTGGAGACCCATGGCACGGGCACGCCGCTGGGGGACCCCGTCGAGGTCGCCGCACTGGCGAAGGCCTTCCAGCGTGGCACCGGCCCCCGAGGCTCCTGCGCGCTGGGCGCCACCAAGCCGAACATCGGCCACCTGGACTCGGCGGCGGGAATCGCCGGGCTCATCAAGACGGTGCTCAGCCTGCGCCATCGCCAGCTCCCGCCCGTCGTGCACTTCGAGCAGCCGAATCCCGCGCTGGGGCTGGAGGGGACGCCCTTCTCCGTCAACGCGCGGCTCTCGGACTGGACTCCGCCCGACGGCCTGCCGCGCATCGCCGGGGTGAGCTCCTTCGGCATCGGCGGCACCAATGCCCACGTCGTGGTGGCCGAGGCTCCGGCCATGGCCTCCGTGGAGGAGACGGAGGGCTGGCGTGTGCTGCCCCTGTCCGCGCGCACTCAAACGGCGCTCGCCGCGACGGCGAGGCGCCTGGGGGAGGCCCTGGCCTCGCGGGCGGAGGTGTCGCTGGCCGACGTGGCCCACACGCTCCAGCAGGGGCGGACCGCCTTCGAGCAGCGCACGGCGCTCGTCTGCCGGGATGTGCCGGGCGCGGTGCGAGAGCTGGAGCGACTGGCGCGTGAGCTCTCGGAAGGTGAGCGCTCCGCGAGCGTGGCTCGGGGCAGGGAAGTGGTGTTCCTGTTTCCGGGGCAGGGCGCGCAGCATCCCGGCATGGCGCGCGGGCTCTACTCCGCCCACGCCGTCTTCCGTGCCGAGGTGGACCGGTGCGCCGAGCTGCTGCTGCCGCACCTGGACCAGGACGTGCGCGAATGGCTCCTGCTGGAGGACGCCTCCGACGAGCGCATCCATCAGACGGCGCTCGCGCAGCCCTGCCTCTTCGTCATCGAGTACGCGCTGGCCCGCCTCTGGATGTCCCTGGGGCTGACTCCGGCGGCGATGGTGGGCCACAGCCTCGGGGAGTACGTGGCCGCCTGCCTCGCCGGTGTGTTCTCGCTGGAGGATGCACTGGGGCTCGTCTGCGCCCGGGGCCGGCTGATGCAGGCCGCGCCCCCTGGAGCCATGCTCGCCGTCGGGCTGGACGCAGACGCCTTGCGCCCGCTGCTCGACGAGCATCTCTCCATCGCGGTGTACAACGCGCCCGCGCAGACGGTGGTGGCGGGCCCGGTGGAAGCCATCGCCGGGTTGCAGCGGCGGTTGGAAGCGCGAGGCACTGGATGCAGGCGCCTGCGGACCTCGCACGCCTACCACTCGCCGCTGATGGACTCGGCGCTGGAGCCGTTCGCCGATCAGGTGCGGCGCATCCGGCTCGCGGCACCGGGCATTCCCCTCGTCTCGAACGTCACGGGGACCTGGATGACGGAGGCGCAGGCGATGGATCCGGACTCCTGGGTCCAGCACCTGCGCCAGCCCGTGCGCTTTGCCCAGGGACTGGCGTGTCTGCTGGAGGGGCCGGAGCGGCTGCTGCTGGAGGTGGGCCCGGGTCAGGCCCTGGGCGGGCTCGTCCGCCAGTGCCCGGGGTTCGGCGCGTCCCATGCCGTGCTCGCGTCGCTTCCCAACCCGCGCACCCGGGCCGATGACGTGGAGTTCTTCCTGGCCCAGGTGGGCGAGGCGTGGAGCAATGGGGCGACGGTCGACTGGCGGGGACTGACTCCGGGCGAGCGGGGCCGGCGCGTCTCGTTGCCGACGTACCCGTTCGAGCGGCGCCGATATTGGGCCGAGCAGGTGGGGTCACACGCCGTTGCGCCGCTGGCGCCCACCGGCCGGCGATTCGAGGAGTCGGTGCCCGTCCTTCCGGTATCCACGAGCGCCCCCCACACGGACGCGGACCCCACCCACGAAGCCCTGACGCGCATCTGGCGCGAGCTGCTGGGCATCAGCGCGATGGGCCGCCACGATGACTTCTTCGACCTGGGTGGCCACTCGTTGCTCGCCGTGCAGCTCGGCACCCGGATTCGCGAGACGTTTCAAATCGACTTTCCCCAGCAGCGGGTGCTCGAGCACCGGACGATTGCGCGGCAAGGCGCGTTCATCCAGGAGGCCACCCGCGGTGCACCAGTTCCCAGGGACTCGTCGCTGCTCGTCGAGCTGAACCGGGGAGACGCCCGCCGGCGCCCGCTCTTCCTGCTCCATCCGGTGGGCGGCACCGTCTTCACGTACCAGGCGCTGGCGCGCATGCTCGATCCGGGCCTTCCCATCTACGGCGTGCGCGCGCGAGGGTTGGAGCCCGGGGAGGCCCTCGCGGGGAATATCGAGAGCATGGCGGCCCTGTACCTGGAGGCCGTGCGCACCCGGCAGCCGTCCGGGCCCTACCTGCTCGCGGGGCACTCCTTCGGAGGCGTGGTGGCCTACGAGATGGCTCAGCAACTGCTCGCGAGGGGCGAACAGGTGGAGCAACTCGTGCTCATGGACACGCCCGGCCCCGGGCAGATGCCGGTCAGCCTGGGCTCGCCTGAGGAGATACAGGAGTACTTCCGCCGCATGGCGCCCGAGCTGTTCCGCGAGCTCTTCCTGCGGCCCACCGGACACGAGAGTTCGCTGGAGACGTTGCTGCCTCGTAGCGAGGTGTTCCTCCGGGTGTTCCAGGAGAACGCCGCGGCCATGTTCGCGTACGCCCCGCGTCCGTATGCGGGCCGGCTCGTCTTCTTCCATGCCCGGGAGCGGGATGCCACCAACCCACCGCACCCCGAGCTGGCGTGGATTCCGCTCGCCACCGAGGGTGTCGAGGTCCACGTCGTGCCCGGCAACCACGTCACGATGCTGGCGGAGCCCCACGTCCGGAGCCTCGCGAGGAAGCTGCGCGGAGCGTTGGAGGAGCGAGCCGAGGCGCGCTCGGAGCTTGCGAGGACAGGCTGA
- a CDS encoding tRNA pseudouridine synthase A, protein MLPSTSKRIPVALWIWYRGGNFRGFQRQPEGPTVQGALEEALASVGVPATVMPAGRTDKGVHARMQVVSVRLEPGDSAEALEKRLHPRLPPGLGLCAVRRPGSFHAQWSASGKAYRYRVRLGGPADAAWAPYAFDVRDEPLLQGVRVTPERLEALLAQAVGTRDFIAFHEKSSPRKPRTLEFATLHALGGGLYEARLSGDGFARYQVRYLMGSALKVAAGLLPEDAWKAALETGTAMEGFKAPAPGLVLWEVRYPPGLDPFTAGERLHPPGLPREPPFISE, encoded by the coding sequence GTGCTCCCCTCGACTTCCAAGCGGATTCCCGTCGCACTGTGGATCTGGTACCGCGGCGGAAACTTCCGCGGCTTCCAGCGTCAGCCGGAGGGCCCCACGGTGCAGGGGGCGCTCGAGGAGGCGCTGGCCTCCGTCGGCGTGCCTGCCACCGTGATGCCGGCGGGGCGCACAGACAAGGGCGTCCACGCGCGGATGCAGGTGGTGAGCGTGCGGCTGGAGCCGGGGGACTCGGCGGAGGCCCTGGAGAAGCGGCTGCATCCCCGGTTGCCTCCGGGATTGGGACTGTGCGCGGTGCGCCGGCCCGGCTCCTTCCATGCGCAGTGGAGCGCGAGCGGCAAGGCGTACCGCTACCGCGTGCGGCTGGGCGGGCCGGCCGACGCGGCGTGGGCGCCGTATGCCTTCGACGTGCGCGACGAGCCGCTGCTCCAGGGCGTGCGGGTGACGCCGGAGCGACTGGAGGCGCTGCTCGCGCAGGCGGTGGGGACGAGGGACTTCATCGCCTTCCACGAGAAGTCCAGCCCGCGCAAGCCGCGCACCCTGGAGTTCGCCACCCTGCATGCGCTGGGTGGAGGGCTCTACGAGGCGAGGCTGAGCGGAGACGGCTTCGCGCGCTACCAGGTGCGCTACCTCATGGGGAGCGCGCTGAAGGTGGCGGCGGGCCTGTTGCCGGAAGATGCGTGGAAGGCAGCGCTGGAGACGGGGACGGCCATGGAGGGCTTCAAGGCGCCCGCGCCTGGCCTGGTGCTCTGGGAGGTGCGCTACCCTCCCGGGTTGGACCCCTTCACCGCCGGAGAGCGCCTCCACCCTCCGGGGCTGCCGCGCGAGCCACCCTTCATTTCAGAGTGA
- a CDS encoding ribbon-helix-helix domain-containing protein, whose protein sequence is MDMNPRLTSVVFRLNREKLDALKELSRSTRIRQSEYLREAISDLLAKYEERLVD, encoded by the coding sequence TTGGACATGAATCCCCGCCTCACCTCGGTGGTCTTCCGGCTCAACCGCGAGAAGCTCGACGCCCTGAAGGAGCTGTCGCGCTCCACGCGCATCCGTCAGAGCGAGTACCTGCGGGAGGCCATCTCGGACCTGCTGGCGAAGTACGAGGAGCGGCTGGTCGACTGA
- the clpX gene encoding ATP-dependent Clp protease ATP-binding subunit ClpX has product MKKEHHVNLSCSFCGKSQREVRKLIAGPTVYICDECIKLCNDIIADENEREEGKPQVSLPTPAEIKAFLDDYVIGQDQAKKVLAVAVYNHYKRIYQKKPAARPRPGVKSPGGEDVELSKSNILLIGPTGSGKTLLAQSLARFLNVPFTIADATSLTEAGYVGEDVENIIQNLLHNADYDVEKAARGIVYIDEIDKIARKGDMPSATRDVGGEGVQQALLKIIEGTRANVTPRGGKKYNQQEYVQVDTTNILFICGGAFHGIDGVIKRRVGEKGLGFGAKITHREERSVGELLALTEPEDLMKFGMIPEFIGRLPMIATLNDLKEEDLVTILSQPKNALVKQYQKLFEMEKVKLTFTKEALRAIAREAMRRHSGARGLRAILEDAMLEIMYDVPFREGVKECKITEQVITKHEPPQLVMEKEKKTA; this is encoded by the coding sequence GTGAAGAAGGAGCACCACGTCAACCTGTCCTGTTCGTTCTGCGGCAAATCGCAGCGCGAGGTCCGCAAGCTCATTGCCGGGCCGACGGTCTACATCTGCGACGAGTGCATCAAGCTCTGTAACGACATCATCGCGGATGAGAACGAGCGTGAGGAGGGCAAGCCGCAGGTCAGCCTGCCGACGCCCGCTGAAATCAAGGCGTTCCTCGACGACTACGTCATCGGGCAGGACCAGGCGAAGAAGGTCCTCGCGGTGGCGGTGTACAACCACTACAAGCGCATCTACCAGAAGAAGCCGGCCGCCCGGCCGCGCCCCGGCGTCAAGAGCCCCGGCGGCGAGGACGTGGAGCTGAGCAAGAGCAACATCCTGCTCATCGGCCCCACGGGTAGCGGCAAGACGCTGCTGGCTCAGTCACTGGCGCGCTTCCTCAATGTTCCCTTCACCATCGCCGACGCCACCAGCCTCACCGAGGCCGGCTACGTGGGCGAGGACGTGGAGAACATCATCCAGAACCTCCTCCACAACGCCGACTACGACGTGGAGAAGGCCGCGCGCGGCATCGTCTACATCGACGAAATCGACAAGATTGCGCGCAAGGGCGACATGCCCAGCGCCACCCGCGACGTGGGCGGCGAGGGCGTGCAGCAGGCCCTGCTGAAGATCATCGAAGGCACCCGCGCCAACGTCACGCCGCGCGGCGGGAAGAAGTACAACCAGCAGGAGTACGTCCAGGTCGACACGACGAACATCCTCTTCATCTGCGGCGGTGCCTTCCACGGCATCGACGGCGTCATCAAGCGCCGCGTGGGTGAGAAGGGCCTGGGCTTCGGCGCGAAAATCACGCACCGCGAGGAGCGCAGCGTAGGCGAGCTGCTCGCGCTGACGGAGCCGGAGGACCTGATGAAGTTCGGGATGATTCCCGAGTTCATCGGCCGCCTGCCCATGATTGCGACGCTGAACGACCTGAAGGAAGAGGACCTCGTCACCATCCTCTCGCAGCCGAAGAACGCGCTGGTGAAGCAGTACCAGAAGCTCTTCGAGATGGAGAAGGTGAAGCTGACCTTCACCAAGGAAGCGCTGCGCGCCATTGCCCGCGAGGCGATGCGCCGTCACTCCGGAGCGCGCGGCCTGCGCGCCATCCTGGAGGACGCGATGCTGGAGATCATGTACGACGTGCCGTTCCGCGAGGGCGTCAAGGAGTGCAAGATCACCGAGCAGGTGATTACCAAGCACGAGCCCCCGCAGCTCGTGATGGAGAAGGAGAAGAAGACGGCCTAG